The proteins below come from a single Juglans regia cultivar Chandler chromosome 12, Walnut 2.0, whole genome shotgun sequence genomic window:
- the LOC109005880 gene encoding uncharacterized protein LOC109005880 has translation MEVTMEVEDDLFFADLSKQISLLIMDEEEEDPVANFPVSLQEFSRAIYPPERLPPILYVQTCRRESKGTGVFIPQSSLPRRKKHRQGRFASYNATISRRKPDTTGMAVSQASSNHSFGPKKG, from the exons ATGGAAGTGACTATGGAAGTAGAAGATGATCTGTTCTTCGCAGATTTAAGCAAGCAAATCTCTCTTCTAATTATggacgaggaggaggaggaccCAGTTGCAAACTTTCCAGTTTCTCTTCAG GAATTCTCTCGAGCAATCTATCCGCCAGAAAGATTACCTCCAATTCTATACGTGCAAACATGCCGGAGAGAAAGCAAAGGGACCGGAGTTTTCATTCCTCAGTCATCACTGCCGAGAAGGAAGAAGCACAGACAAGGAAGATTTGCTTCTTACAACGCAACAATATCCCGCAGAAAGCCTGATACTACAGGGATGGCCGTTTCCCAAGCGTCTTCCAACCATTCTTTTGGGCCAAAAAAAGGTTGA
- the LOC109005878 gene encoding 3-dehydrosphinganine reductase TSC10A-like produces the protein MADPNLAYLALLLLLPLSILFFLYLIVRPRPVRIPIKNRHVFITGGSSGIGLALAQQAASEGARVSILARSLDKLEDAKQAIRLATGVDVAVFAADVRDYDAVTKAVEEAGPIDVLIVNQGVFVPQELERQGLDEVKFMVDVNLIGAFNMIKAALPAMKLNRSDRGPASIALMSSQAGQVGIYGYTAYSASKFGLRGLAEALQQEVIADDIHVSLIFPPDTDTPGLVEENKRRPQLTAIIAASSGAMKADEVAMKALSGIKSSSFIVPCNFDGLLLSIATAGLSPQRSFLMAFVEVVATGIIRFVALCYQWNWCRSIEKWTLKNRT, from the exons ATGGCTGATCCCAACCTCGCCTATCTAGCTCTCCTCCTTCTTCTCCCTCTATCTatcctcttcttcctctaccTCATAGTCCGGCCACGCCCCGTCAGGATCCCAATCAAGAACCGCCATGTGTTCATCACCGGCGGATCCAGTGGGATCGGCCTCGCCCTGGCTCAACAGGCCGCTTCAGAGGGAGCGCGCGTCTCCATCCTCGCCCGGTCCCTCGACAAGCTTGAGGACGCGAAGCAGGCGATCCGGCTCGCCACCGGCGTTGACGTGGCTGTGTTCGCGGCAGACGTGCGCGACTACGACGCCGTCACGAAGGCCGTGGAGGAGGCGGGGCCCATCGACGTGTTGATCGTGAATCAGGGGGTGTTCGTGCCTCAGGAGCTGGAAAGGCAGGGATTGGATGAGGTGAAGTTCATGGTGGACGTGAATCTGATTGGAGCTTTCAATATGATCAAAGCCGCTTTGCCTGCAATGAAGCTTAACCGAAGCGACCGTGGGCCCGCCTCCATCGCTCTCATGTCGTCCCAGGCCGGCCAG GTGGGTATATACGGTTACACAGCTTATTCAGCCAGCAAGTTTGGGCTTCGGGGTTTGGCAGAGGCTTTGCAACAGGAGGTTATTGCGGATGACATCCATGTCTCTCTTATATTCCCTCCGGACACCGACACTCCCGGTCTAGTCGAAG AAAACAAGAGAAGACCACAGCTCACCGCTATCATTGCAGCCTCCTCTGGTGCAATGAAAGCTGATGAAGTTGCCATGAAAGCTTTAAGTGGCATCAAATCTAGTAGCTTTATTGTTCCCTGCAACTTCGATGGTCTGTTACTGTCTATAGCAACTGCCGGTTTATCGCCCCAGAGATCATTCCTGATGGCATTTGTCGAAGTTGTTGCCACTGGTATAATACGTTTTGTAGCTCTATGCTACCAGTGGAACTGGTGTCGAAGTATAGAAAAGTGGACGCTCAAAAATA GGACCTAA
- the LOC109005879 gene encoding peroxiredoxin-2F, mitochondrial-like, producing the protein MASTILKRTSCSAMKSMAGGLRIGATPFRAFAAKVEAGTDIVAAAPDVSLQKARSWDDGVASKFSTTPLKDIFRDRRVVIFGLPGAYTGVCSQQHVPSYKNNIDKFRDEKVDSVICVAVNDPYVLNAWAEKLEAKDAIEFYGDFDGSFHKSLGLEKDLSAALLGPRSHRWSAFVVDGKVKVLNVEENPSDFKVSSAEHILKQI; encoded by the exons ATGGCGTCCACAATTCTGAAGCGGACAAGCTGCTCCGCCATGAAGTCAATGGCGGGAGGTCTCCGAATCGGAGCGACGCCTTTTAGGGCCTTCGCGGCGAAGGTGGAGGCTGGGACTGACATAGTCGCGGCCGCACCGGATGTTTCTCTGCAGAAGGCTCGGAGTTGGGACGACGGCGTGGCCTCCAAGTTCTCCACTACTCCTCTCAAGGACATTTTCAGG GATAGAAGAGTGGTCATCTTTGGGCTCCCT GGTGCATACACAGGAGTTTGTTCCCAGCAGCATGTGCCTAGTTACAAGAATAACATTGATAAATTCAGGGATGAAAAGGTTGATTCTGTAATTTGTGTGGCTGTTAATGATCCATATGTGTTGAATGCCTGGGCAGAAAAACTTGAAGCGAAAGATGCT attGAATTTTATGGGGACTTTGATGGAAGCTTCCATAAGAGCTTGGGATTGGAAAAAGATCTATCTGCTGCTTTGCTCGGACCCCGCTCTCACAG ATGGTCTGCATTTGTGGTTGATGGGAAGGTTAAGGTTCTCAACGTTGAGGAAAATCCATCTGACTTCAAAGTATCTAGTGCGGAGCACATCTTGAAGCAGATATGA
- the LOC109005876 gene encoding E3 ubiquitin-protein ligase RHF1A-like isoform X2: MECRSLKIWTKITSCKHEYHLHCILEWSQRSKECPICCQLLVLRDSASQELLAAVGIDRHSRSRNSYSAAPTSLHSFCKDFDVGHDIPNSDVSDFDERIMQHLTAATSRAQYVCRRERQRYTGNGPSQVLAFTSPTNMSRQPYAGSPEDCPNLSYRSTGGRSASLDIPSADNFEPPASVDVNLVSSTPLNRDIPFNPSILYCQPPSDSPRRPSASEMLSFPETLKSKLSAASSRYKESISKSTRGFKEKLLAHNDSVKELGKEVQRELNAGIVGLARMIERLDLNSKQSGSSVPVFSCTGGTSNLSFKGKGVEGNVDARSLDKISGKIACDLSPNATFNSGAIHGQSGNPHPQSGY, from the exons ATGGAATGCAGATCGTTGAAAATTTGGACAAAG ATTACCAGTTGCAAACATGAATACCATCTTCATTGTATCCTTGAATG gtCTCAAAGAAGCAAAGAGTGCCCAATATGTTGCCAGTTACTTGTCTTAAGGGACTCTGCCAG CCAAGAGCTTCTAGCTGCAGTTGGTATTGACAGGCACTCAAGGTCAAGAAACAGTTATTCTGCTGCTCCTACATCTCTTCATAGTTTCTGCAAGGACTTTGATGTCGGGCAT GACATACCTAATTCAGATGTCTCTGATTTTGATGAGCGTATAATGCAGCATCTGACTGCTGCTACTAGTAGAGCTCAATATGTTTGTAGAAGGGAAAGGCAGAGGTATACTGGGAATGGTCCTTCCCAAGTTCTTGCTTTCACCTCTCCCACAAATATGTCACGGCAACCATATGCCGGTTCACCAGAAGATTGCCCAAATTTAAGTTACAGATCAACTGGGGGTCGATCAGCATCTTTGGACATACCTTCTGCTGACAACTTTGAACCTCCTGCATCTGTGGATGTTAATTTGGTCTCCAGTACTCCTCTCAACAGAGATATCCCTTTTAATCCCAG CATTCTTTATTGCCAGCCACCATCTGATAGTCCAAGAAGACCAAGTGCATCTGAGATGTTATCCTTTCCAGAGACTCTCAAATCTAAACTGTCTGCTGCTTCATCTAG ATACAAGGAATCAATCTCAAAAAGTACCCGAGGCTTTAAGGAGAAGCTGCTTGCTCATAATGACTCAGTAAAGGAGCTAGGCAAAGAAGTTCAGCGTGAGCTGAATGCAGGAATTGTTGGTCTTGCACGAATGATTGAACGCCTGGATCTTAATTCAAAGCAATCTGGATCATCTGTTCCTGTTTTCAGTTGTACTGGAGGCACTTCAAACCTCTCCTTCAAAGGGAAGGGTGTGGAAGGAAATGTTGATGCACGGTCACTTGACAAAATCTCTGGGAAAATTGCTTGTGATTTAAGTCCAAATGCAACCTTCAACTCTGGTGCTATACATGGACAATCAGGAAATCCTCACCCAcag AGTGGATATTGA
- the LOC109005876 gene encoding E3 ubiquitin-protein ligase RHF1A-like isoform X1, with product MANVTPYSSSSSSSSSENPAVSAASSSSGVPEDVFEDACSICLEPFTTADPSTITSCKHEYHLHCILEWSQRSKECPICCQLLVLRDSASQELLAAVGIDRHSRSRNSYSAAPTSLHSFCKDFDVGHDIPNSDVSDFDERIMQHLTAATSRAQYVCRRERQRYTGNGPSQVLAFTSPTNMSRQPYAGSPEDCPNLSYRSTGGRSASLDIPSADNFEPPASVDVNLVSSTPLNRDIPFNPSILYCQPPSDSPRRPSASEMLSFPETLKSKLSAASSRYKESISKSTRGFKEKLLAHNDSVKELGKEVQRELNAGIVGLARMIERLDLNSKQSGSSVPVFSCTGGTSNLSFKGKGVEGNVDARSLDKISGKIACDLSPNATFNSGAIHGQSGNPHPQSGY from the exons ATGGCAAACGTCACTccctattcttcttcttcttcttcttcttcgtcggAGAATCCAGCGGTTTCAGCTGCATCCTCATCCTCTGGGGTCCCCGAAGACGTTTTCGAAGACGCCTGCAGTATATGCCTTGAGCCCTTCACTACGGCCGACCCGTCCACT ATTACCAGTTGCAAACATGAATACCATCTTCATTGTATCCTTGAATG gtCTCAAAGAAGCAAAGAGTGCCCAATATGTTGCCAGTTACTTGTCTTAAGGGACTCTGCCAG CCAAGAGCTTCTAGCTGCAGTTGGTATTGACAGGCACTCAAGGTCAAGAAACAGTTATTCTGCTGCTCCTACATCTCTTCATAGTTTCTGCAAGGACTTTGATGTCGGGCAT GACATACCTAATTCAGATGTCTCTGATTTTGATGAGCGTATAATGCAGCATCTGACTGCTGCTACTAGTAGAGCTCAATATGTTTGTAGAAGGGAAAGGCAGAGGTATACTGGGAATGGTCCTTCCCAAGTTCTTGCTTTCACCTCTCCCACAAATATGTCACGGCAACCATATGCCGGTTCACCAGAAGATTGCCCAAATTTAAGTTACAGATCAACTGGGGGTCGATCAGCATCTTTGGACATACCTTCTGCTGACAACTTTGAACCTCCTGCATCTGTGGATGTTAATTTGGTCTCCAGTACTCCTCTCAACAGAGATATCCCTTTTAATCCCAG CATTCTTTATTGCCAGCCACCATCTGATAGTCCAAGAAGACCAAGTGCATCTGAGATGTTATCCTTTCCAGAGACTCTCAAATCTAAACTGTCTGCTGCTTCATCTAG ATACAAGGAATCAATCTCAAAAAGTACCCGAGGCTTTAAGGAGAAGCTGCTTGCTCATAATGACTCAGTAAAGGAGCTAGGCAAAGAAGTTCAGCGTGAGCTGAATGCAGGAATTGTTGGTCTTGCACGAATGATTGAACGCCTGGATCTTAATTCAAAGCAATCTGGATCATCTGTTCCTGTTTTCAGTTGTACTGGAGGCACTTCAAACCTCTCCTTCAAAGGGAAGGGTGTGGAAGGAAATGTTGATGCACGGTCACTTGACAAAATCTCTGGGAAAATTGCTTGTGATTTAAGTCCAAATGCAACCTTCAACTCTGGTGCTATACATGGACAATCAGGAAATCCTCACCCAcag AGTGGATATTGA
- the LOC109005875 gene encoding probable RNA-binding protein EIF1AD: MKGGRKNLKRAAEDEKFNLQDGQTIMQVLSLRGSNLIEVMDGQGDKSLALFPAKFQKSMWIRRGSFVVVDISGKEKALESGSKVACLVSQVLFYEQVRPLQKSPEWPEIFKSTHLEDSNGSLRGQTSQQEENELESSDEEGLPPIEVNTNRIKPVELLSDAESDSGSDRDS; the protein is encoded by the exons ATGAAAGGAGGGAGGAAGAATCTGAAGAGGGCAGCAGAGGACGAGAAGTTCAATCTCCAGGATGGTCAAACCATCATGCAAGTGCTGTCTCTTCGAGGTTCTAATCTCATTGAG GTAATGGATGGGCAAGGCGACAAATCACTGGCATTGTTTCCGGCTAAGTTTCAAAAAAGCATGTGGATAAGACGAG GTAGTTTTGTTGTGGTTGACATAAGTGGAAAGGAAAAGGCTCTTGAATCGGGTAGCAAGGTGGCATGCCTTGTGTCCCAAGTTCTCTTTTATGAACAAGTCCGGCCTCTTCAGAAATCTCCAGAATG GCCTGAAATCTTCAAATCTACACATTTGGAGGATTCTAATGGAAGTTTGCGTGGGCAGACCTCCCAGCAAGAAGAGAATGAGCTTGAATCTAGTGATGAGGAGGGACTTCCCCCAATAGAGGTCAATACTAACAGAATCAAACCCGTTGAACTTCTATCAGATGCAGAATCAGATTCGGGTTCGGATAGAGATTCTTAA